In the Salvelinus namaycush isolate Seneca chromosome 35, SaNama_1.0, whole genome shotgun sequence genome, one interval contains:
- the LOC120029932 gene encoding cystatin-like — protein MLMNWKIVVPLLAVAFIVTSADGIPGGLVDADMNDPATRDALKFAVAEYNKGTNDPYVWQVAKVVKAQKQVVAGMKYIFTVQMARTLCRKGRVKDCTVHQYPAVTYQCTFVVVSRPWLGASQLIKQACEE, from the exons ATGCTCATGAATTGGAAGATCGTCGTTCCTTTGCTCGCGGTGGCATTCATCGTGACGAGCGCCGATGGGATACCGGGGGGCCTCGTGGACGCAGATATGAACGACCCCGCTACCAGAGACGCGCTGAAGTTCGCCGTGGCCGAATACAACAAGGGAACAAACGACCCGTATGTTTGGCAGGTGGCCAAGGTTGTCAAGGCTCAGAAACAG GTGGTAGCTGGGATGAAGTACATCTTCACAGTGCAGATGGCCAGGACCCTGTGCAGGAAGGGACGTGTGAAGGACTGCACTGTGCATCAGTACCCAGCTGTG ACCTACCAGTGCACCTTTGTGGTGGTGAGCCGCCCCTGGCTGGGAGCGAGCCAGTTGATCAAGCAAGCCTGCGAGGAGTAA